A region from the Aegilops tauschii subsp. strangulata cultivar AL8/78 chromosome 5, Aet v6.0, whole genome shotgun sequence genome encodes:
- the LOC141022865 gene encoding uncharacterized protein, which yields MEHTCPASAENTKVTTKWLSKAVEPSLRADPRAPVDSLIKNSKVKFSVDVSKSVAYKARRKAIKVVQGDQKEQYYRLRDYLQAVLDTNPGSRCVVTTFEDPENPAPTPRFKYMFYCLHASKQGFLNGLDGCFIKLTTGQQILAATGRDGNNNIYPIAFGVVDKEDSESWTWFLTQLRCCIGSGSKFGTYTIISDRQKGHLKAINEVFPDSPQRYCLRHIYANFQSAGFRGAELKKLVDQASYSFTKHGHELAMAELKAECEDAWKWLKKIPKETWCRSAMDYNCKTDLVVNNLSEVFNKMILDVRAKPIRTMFEGIRTKQMIKRQKTREKTENSRWMITPNYSEKLEENKKYAKFCEAHRAGSDIWQVSSAENQYCVNIATKSCDCRRWDMTGVTCSHAIAAMSKLHMHPEDYVHEFFKKPLYIEAYKDIVYPVPGPEFWPDTHTQDIEPPVFKEKAGKKQTARRKGQFEVPAPKDTSRM from the exons ATGGAGCACACTTGTCCAGCATCAGCAGAGAACACAAAGGTTACTACTAAGTGGCTTTCCAAAGCAGTTGAGCCTTCCCTTAGAGCAGATCCTAGAGCACCTGTGGATTCTCTTATTAAAAACAGCAAAGTCAAGTTTTCAGTTGATGTATCAAAGAGTGTGGCCTATAAGGCAAGGAGGAAGGCTATTAAGGTTGTACAAGGTGACCAGAAGGAGCAGTACTATAGACTGAGGGACTACCTACAAGCAGTTCTTGATACAAACCCTGGTAGCAGGTGTGTAGTTACAACATTTGAGGACCCAGAAAACCCTGCCCCAACTCCTAGATTTAAGTACATGTTCTACTGCTTGCATGCATCAAAGCAAGGATTTCTTAATG GGCTTGATGGTTGCTTCATCAAGCTAACTACTGGACAACAAATTCTTGCAGCCACAGGAAGAGATGGCAACAACAACATCTACCCCATAGCCTTTGGTGTGGTTGATAAGGAAGATTCAGAGAGTTGGACATGGTTCCTAACCCAGCTAAGATGTTGCATTGGAAGTGGTAGCAAATTTGGAACCTACACCATTATTTCTGACAGGCAAAAG GGTCATCTTAAGGCTATAAATGAGGTGTTCCCTGATTCCCCTCAGAGATACTGCCTCAGGCACATATATGCAAATTTTCAGTCAGCTGGTTTCAGAGGAGCAGAACTAAAGAAGCTAGTAGATCAGGCTAGCTACTCATTCACCAAACATGGCCATGAATTAGCAATGGCAGAGCTTAAAGCAGAGTGTGAGGATGCCTGGAAGTGGCTTAAAAAAATTCCAAAGGAGACTTGGTGTAGGTCTGCAATGGATTACAATTGCAAAACTGATCTTGTTGTGAACAACCTTAGTGAGGTTTTCAACAAAATGATCCTTGATGTTAGGGCCAAACCAATTAGGACTATGTTTGAAGGAATTAGGACTAAGCAGATGATCAAAAGGCAGAAGACTAGGGAAAAAACAGAGAACAGCAGGTGGATGATCACACCCAACTATTCAGAGAAACTAGAGGAGAATAAGAAATATGCCAAATTTTGTGAGGCACATAGGGCTGGTTCTGACATCTGGCAAGTGTCTAGTGCTGAAAATCAGTATTGTGTGAACATAGCTACTAAATCATGTGACTGCAGGAGGTGGGACATGACAGGTGTGACATGCAGTCATGCAATAGCAGCAATGAGCAAACTTCACATGCACCCAGAGGACTATGTGCATGAATTTTTCAAAAAACCACTATATATTGAAGCATACAAAGACATAGTGTACCCTGTCCCTGGTCCTGAATTCTGGCCTGACACCCATACTCAGGATATTGAGCCCCCAGTGTTCAAAGAAAAAGCAGGCAAGAAACAGACAGCTAGGAGAAAGGGCCAGTTTGAGGTGCCTGCACCAAAGGACACAAGCAGGATGTGA
- the LOC109773872 gene encoding uncharacterized protein: MELSDDSFSYSRCLRVLELNDSLMLNLPNYICCSGLIHLPESFGKLINLAHIDLSDSFGKLTSLKHIDLSDCSGLEKLPQSFGKLTNLMHINLSRCSGIVTLPPLLGKLIYLLHINLSGCSGLQSCLEGLKDVLGQLTKIEYLNLSMFLNPIFYSESVERTHGIIERISGFSSLEHLDLSHNRFLHDLPESLGELNNLQTLDLSGCIRLKSIAKRIGEIRSLQSINVRNCRSLKSCELVVKPDNGEAYRNTSIVELENANLEELEISCLENVKSAEQAEQIRMALEGKIEKLKLCWTVGSQVSMEGNTLLGELLPSYLQCLELHGYSGETRLSAWWTSTSYWWTSTASSCVSTLVEVTVEGFLRCSRPPPLCLLLNLRRAVFRRMASITRFDVNDLTDGNRAAIHRLPKFTLELDDMESLEEFKTTYDRRGKECVLPAIGELVITGCPKLCFGPFTPRARRLVISDCSKLMVYSWWNRGGQSVETPITSVLVNELVVKNCNLALYNWTLLHSLPGLYSLTVKDCRDLKTLPRTLPHTIEALSSLQSLCLSNCWIEPLEQHLGDLTSLRELKIASCNMFKGFTRSLQRLTSLGSMHLIDCNSITSLPDWLGDLTNLEKLAIHRCPAIESLPGSINKLTNLKDLHILDCPKLKGWCEREENKKIMAHIQPNYDEEHGTSSSRPGNMDEGYEEGELEDWLDGVEEEEPEAEAVSTDAVENPVATGNTDVVVEEEKSEAALTDASKNSVVTDKADVVAEEEAEAVLPDAVDNSVVTGNRDAVEEEATRDVDAAAAADSRRYTFFL, translated from the exons ATGGAACTCAGCGATGATTCGTTTTCATATTCCAGGTGCCTGCGTGTCTTGGAGTTGAATGACAGCTTGATGCTGAACTTACCAAATTATATCT GCTGCTCTGGACTAATACATCTACCTGAATCATTTGGAAAGCTAATAAATTTGGCACATATTGACTTATCAG ATTCATTTGGGAAGCTGACTAGTTTGAAGCATATAGATTTATCAGACTGCTCCGGACTAGAAAAACTGCCGCAATCATTCGGGAAGCTAACAAACTTGATGCACATCAACTTATCACGGTGCTCTGGAATAGTTACTCTGCCTCCGTTGCTTGGGAAGCTGATATATTTGCTGCACATCAACCTATCAGGCTGCTCTGGATTG CAGTCCTGTCTCGAAGGACTAAAAGATGTTCTGGGCCAGCTCACCAAAATAGAGTATTTGAACCTATCCATGTTCCTGAATCCTATCTTTTACTCAGAGTCAGTAGAGCGAACTCATGGAATTATTGAACGTATCAGTGGCTTTTCCAGTCTGGAACATTTGGATTTGTCTCATAATAGATTTCTACATGATCTACCTGAAAGTTTAGGTGAACTCAACAATCTGCAAACACTGGACCTCTCAGGCTGCATTAGACTGAAGAGCATAGCCAAAAGGATAGGTGAAATCAGGTCTCTCCAGTCAATAAATGTGAGGAACTGCCGCAGTTTGAAAAGTTGTGAGCTTGTGGTTAAACCTGATAACGGAGAAGCATATAGGAACACAAGCATTGTTGAGCTCGAGAATGCAAACTTGGAAGAGCTTGAGATAAGCTGTCTTGAAAACGTGAAGTCTGCAGAACAGGCAGAGCAAATCAGAATGGCACTGGAAGGAAAAATTGAAAAGTTGAAACTTTGCTGGACTGTGGGCTCCCAAGTATCCATGGAGGGCAATACCCTGTTAGGAGAATTACTGCCGTCATATCTGCAGTGCCTTGAACTACATGGTTATAGTGGCGAGACCCGCCTTTCTGCATGGTGGACATCAACCTCATACTGGTGGACATCAACTGCATCTTCCTGTGTCTCTACTCTTGTAGAGGTTACAGTTGAGGGTTTCCTGAGGTGCAGCCGCCCACCACCACTGTGTTTGTTACTAAACCTGCGACGAGCAGTTTTCAGAAGGATGGCTAGCATTACAAGATTCGACGTCAATGACCTCACTGATGGAAACCGAGCAGCAATCCATCGACTCCCCAAGTTCACTCTAGAGTTGGATGATATGGAAAGCCTGGAAGAGTTCAAAACAACATATGACAGAAGAGGTAAGGAGTGTGTGCTCCCGGCCATTGGTGAACTGGTTATTACGGGGTGCCCCAAGTTGTGCTTTGGACCTTTCACGCCTAGAGCTCGGAGGTTGGTGATCTCAGACTGCAGCAAACTAATGGTTTATTCCTGGTGGAACAGAGGAGGCCAGAGTGTGGAAACCCCTATTACCTCTGTTTTAGTAAATGAACTGGTGGTCAAAAACTGCAACCTAGCTCTATATAACTGGACTTTGCTTCACAGCCTCCCTGGCCTCTATAGTTTAACTGTCAAAGATTGCCGTGATCTGAAGACTTTACCACGGACTTTACCACATACTATTGAGGCCCTATCCTCCCTCCAGTCACTATGCTTGTCTAATTGCTGGATCGAGCCACTAGAACAACACTTGGGTGACCTCACCTCTCTCCGGGAACTAAAGATCGCGTCCTGCAATATGTTCAAGGGATTCACGCGGAGTTTGCAAAGGCTCACCTCCCTTGGGTCAATGCATCTTATTGACTGCAACAGTATCACATCACTGCCGGACTGGTTAGGAGATCTCACCAATCTTGAGAAGCTTGCCATCCACAGATGCCCTGCCATTGAATCTTTGCCGGGCAGCATAAATAAACTAACCAACCTGAAAGATCTGCATATTTTGGACTGCCCAAAACTGAAGGGCTGGTGTGAAAGGGAGGAGAACAAGAAAATAATGGCTCACATCCAACCAAACTATGATGA AGAGCATGGTACTAGCAGTAGCAGGCCAGGCAACATGGACGAGGGCTATGAGGAGGGTGAATTGGAGGACTGGTTggatggcgtggaggaggaggagccagAGGCAGAGGCAGTATCGACGGATGCAGTGGAGAATCCAGTGGCGACAGGCAACACGGATGTTGTAGTAGAGGAGGAGAAATCGGAGGCAGCATTGACGGATGCGTCGAAGAATTCAGTGGTGACAGACAAGGCGGATGTCGTAGCGGAGGAGGAAGCGGAGGCAGTATTGCCGGATGCAGTGGACAATTCAGTGGTGACAGGCAACAGGGATGCTGTAGAGGAGGAGGCGACGAGGGATGTGGACGCAGCAGCGGCAGCTGAT TCACGCAGATACACATTTTTTCTTTGA
- the LOC109773879 gene encoding uncharacterized protein isoform X2 → MPFWNDEESSDEDINMVSMDPQLFETPDSVVEPTFCGSYTESEPTCMMHHQRPKKMVAFEGALTGRRFLGCPVQQDVGVNCGVVEWVDGPWPEILQRCLTRIWDMYHEQNLGRVNDKQAHEKEVAKLQKEIDFLSNNYSQLVEDVSKLFDYQDGKMSHDMGYTSQAINELNEKKKQLKDQAKIELSMEKMKLAKEQRCILQSQADIIQNMRKAMKEVEGERDLLRQEKKKLEYLIADLLKAGHASKDKLERIKAIMNE, encoded by the exons ATGCCATTCTGGAATGACGAGGAGAGCTCGGACGAGGACATCAACATGGTTTCAATGGATCCTCAGCTCTTT GAAACCCCTGACAGTGTGGTGGAACCAACTTTTTGTGGTTCTTACACTGAATCTGAGCCGACGTGCATGATGCATCATCAGAGGCCGAAGAAGATGGTGGCTTTTGAAGGTGCTTTGACTGGGAGGCGATTCCTGGGTTGTCCTGTGCAGCAG GATGTAGGTGTGAACTGTGGGGTTGTGGAGTGGGTGGATGGTCCTTGGCCAGAGATTCTACAAAGGTGCCTAACCAGGATTTGGGACATGTACCATGAGCAGAACTTGGGAAGGGTGAATGACAAACAAGCTCATGAGAAAGAGGTGGCCAAGCTACAGAAGGAAATTGATTTCCTGTCAAACAACTACAGCCAGTTGGTGGAAGATGTATCCAAGCTATTTGACTATCAAGATGGCAAGATGTCTCATGACATGGGCTATACCAGTCAGGCAATCAATGAACTAAATGAGAAGAAGAAACAACTTAAGGATCAGGCAAAGATTGAGTTAAGTATGGAGAAGATGAAGCTTGCCAAGGAGCAAAGGTGCATTCTTCAAAGCCAAGCAGATATCATTCAGAACATGAGGAAGGCCATGAAGGAAGTGGAGGGGGAGAGGGACCTACTAAGGcaagagaagaagaagctggAATATCTGATTGCTGATCTGCTCAAGGCTGGGCATGCCAGCAAAGATAAACTGGAGAGGATCAAGGCAATTATGAATGAGTGA
- the LOC109773879 gene encoding uncharacterized protein isoform X1 codes for MEQVGAEIAKRCQGSPLAAAVLGGVLLYKDATGWAEVLNSDIWAYDRVRKPFLMLAYINMPQSLRPCFTYCAMFQHGQTIAKDDLIYQWTSLGLLEKSDRFSEMQLGEQYITMLLGMSLLQTTMPLSETPDSVVEPTFCGSYTESEPTCMMHHQRPKKMVAFEGALTGRRFLGCPVQQDVGVNCGVVEWVDGPWPEILQRCLTRIWDMYHEQNLGRVNDKQAHEKEVAKLQKEIDFLSNNYSQLVEDVSKLFDYQDGKMSHDMGYTSQAINELNEKKKQLKDQAKIELSMEKMKLAKEQRCILQSQADIIQNMRKAMKEVEGERDLLRQEKKKLEYLIADLLKAGHASKDKLERIKAIMNE; via the exons ATGGAGCAGGTTGGTGCAGAGATTGCAAAAAGGTGTCAGGGTTCACCATTAGCAGCTGCGGTGCTTGGTGGCGTGCTACTCTACAAAGATGCTACAGGATGGGCGGAAGTACTGAACAGTGATATATGGGCATATGACCGTGTCCGTAAGCCATTCCTCATGTTGGCATACATTAATATGCCACAGAGCTTACGGCCATGCTTTACTTACTGTGCGATGTTCCAACATGGTCAGACTATAGCTAAAGATGATCTGATCTATCAATGGACTTCTCTCGGTCTTCTTGAGAAATCCGACAGATTCTCTGAGATGCAACTTGGTGAACAGTATATTACGATGCTTCTAGGCATGTCACTTCTTCAAACAACAATGCCGTTGTCG GAAACCCCTGACAGTGTGGTGGAACCAACTTTTTGTGGTTCTTACACTGAATCTGAGCCGACGTGCATGATGCATCATCAGAGGCCGAAGAAGATGGTGGCTTTTGAAGGTGCTTTGACTGGGAGGCGATTCCTGGGTTGTCCTGTGCAGCAG GATGTAGGTGTGAACTGTGGGGTTGTGGAGTGGGTGGATGGTCCTTGGCCAGAGATTCTACAAAGGTGCCTAACCAGGATTTGGGACATGTACCATGAGCAGAACTTGGGAAGGGTGAATGACAAACAAGCTCATGAGAAAGAGGTGGCCAAGCTACAGAAGGAAATTGATTTCCTGTCAAACAACTACAGCCAGTTGGTGGAAGATGTATCCAAGCTATTTGACTATCAAGATGGCAAGATGTCTCATGACATGGGCTATACCAGTCAGGCAATCAATGAACTAAATGAGAAGAAGAAACAACTTAAGGATCAGGCAAAGATTGAGTTAAGTATGGAGAAGATGAAGCTTGCCAAGGAGCAAAGGTGCATTCTTCAAAGCCAAGCAGATATCATTCAGAACATGAGGAAGGCCATGAAGGAAGTGGAGGGGGAGAGGGACCTACTAAGGcaagagaagaagaagctggAATATCTGATTGCTGATCTGCTCAAGGCTGGGCATGCCAGCAAAGATAAACTGGAGAGGATCAAGGCAATTATGAATGAGTGA